The stretch of DNA ATACGGACGAGTTTTCGCTCGCATCGGTGGACAAGGCCGAGTGTTCCGAGATCAACTGCCCACGGGTGGCCGCAGCGCCCGCGTCGCTGGAATGCCGCATGACCCAGATCCACAAGATCGAGGGCGACACCAACTACGTTGTGTTCGGGGAGGTCGTGGGCATCCACCTGCGCGACGATTGCGTGGTCGACGGCATCTTTGACGTGCTGGCCTTCAACCCGCTGACGCGCATGGGCTATCGCGACTATTCGGTCATCCGCGAGAAATTCAGCCTCAAGCGCCCGGGCGAATGACCTTTCCAGACCCGCGCCGCGCCTATCCCGTGACCCTGCCCGACGGGTCCGACCATCAGGGCACGGTCTTTCTGAACCAGGTGATCGACAATCCGGGATGGGAGGTGGGGGACTACACCTACGCCTCCGACTTCTCTCCGGTGGCGGATTGGGCGGCGCATCTGGCACCGTATCTCTTCGGCTACGGGCCCGAAAAGCTGCGGATCGGGCGCTATTGCCAGATCGCGCATGGGGTCCGGTTCATTACCTCCGGTGCCAACCACGCCATGGACGGGCTGAGCACGTTTCCCTTTCCCATCTTCGATCCGGCGCAGATGACCAGCTATCAACCCGACAGCCGCGACACGGTGATCGGGCATGACGTGTGGCTGGGCTACGGGGCGATTGTCTGCCCGGGCGCACGCATCGGCAACGGCGTGATCGTAGGGGCCGGGGCGGTCGTGCGGGGCCACGTGCCGGACTATGCCATGGTTGCGGGCAACCCAGGCGACGTGGTGCGTATGCGGTTTTCGGAGGCCGAGATCCATACGCTGAACGCGCTGGCCTGGTGGGACTGGCCCGCTGACCGGGTGGCGGCGGCTGTGCCTGCGCTGCTGGCGGGTGATGTTACCGCATTGAAACAGTGCTGACGCACCCACGTGCTTGGGTGCAAGGCCCGTTCATGTCCCCACACGCAAGTGAAACATGGAACGGTTTTCGCCAGATCGGCTCCGTACACGCATCAATGTCGCGGCAATCCGCAACCGTCGGCGAATAGGCGCGCAATCTGCGCGTCGAAAAGACGGGCCATTCAAGCCGACGAACGCCACATGCTAGTCTTCTGCCACACAAACGGCGCAGGAGATTGGCCATGAACAAAGTATTTGCACTGACCGCAGTCGCGGCATTTCTGGGCCTCTCGGCATGTGGCGACAGCACCGCCCAGCGCGCCGTGATCGGGGGCGCAATCGGCTGCGCCGCGGGCGAAGTGCTGGCCAATGGCCGCTGCGTCGAAGGTGCCGTTGTGGGCGCTGGCGTTGGCGTGATCACCGAATGATGCAGGCGGCCGCGCGCCGCTTTGACCAAAAAAGGGCGCGCAACATACGCGCCCTTTGACCCAAGACCATTTACGCACGCGCATGACGTGCAATTCGTAACCGAATTGTACGAACTGCTCCTTGGTGCTTGATTTTTTTTGTGGCTGTCTCGAATACTCCCGCCAGTAAAGACAGGGGAGTTTAACCAATGCCAGGCCCGACAATTCGTTTCTCGAACGGTGTTTCACCGAACATCTTGATTTTCGATACGATCTTTGACGCGCTGTTCAACGACGTCACGCTGACAAGCGAAAGCGCGACCGAAGCCGTTTTTGAAACCGGCAGCGGTGCCAGCATCACGCTGCAAGGGTCCGGCTTTGCGTATGTCGGGTCCACTGAAGAGCGGCAGTTGGTCGGTGGCACGCTGAACGCGCTCATTTTCGAAGTCTCCCCCGGTGTGACGGTTGAAATGACAGGCATCGCCTTTGACGTCGCCAGCTTTGCGGCGCTCTATCAACAGGACGCCTCCGGTGCCGATCCTGCGGCGCTGGAAAACTTCCTGATGCCAATGGACTGGACCATTCTGGGCAATGATGCCGTCACTGAATTCCGCAATACCGCCGTGTCGTCGGACGGCGTGCCGCTCACGTTCAGCGGCGACAACTA from Tateyamaria omphalii encodes:
- a CDS encoding CatB-related O-acetyltransferase translates to MTFPDPRRAYPVTLPDGSDHQGTVFLNQVIDNPGWEVGDYTYASDFSPVADWAAHLAPYLFGYGPEKLRIGRYCQIAHGVRFITSGANHAMDGLSTFPFPIFDPAQMTSYQPDSRDTVIGHDVWLGYGAIVCPGARIGNGVIVGAGAVVRGHVPDYAMVAGNPGDVVRMRFSEAEIHTLNALAWWDWPADRVAAAVPALLAGDVTALKQC